A single genomic interval of Candidatus Jordarchaeales archaeon harbors:
- a CDS encoding 4Fe-4S dicluster domain-containing protein — translation MEKCTGCMLCMVACAVEHTGLLNPSRSRLRVENRLPVVEIRFLEECDLCRSLGTDVPVCVRKCPRGALKWGGKA, via the coding sequence TTGGAGAAGTGTACTGGGTGCATGCTGTGCATGGTTGCGTGCGCCGTGGAGCACACGGGTTTGTTGAACCCTTCAAGGTCAAGGCTTAGAGTGGAGAACAGGCTTCCAGTGGTTGAGATCAGATTTCTCGAGGAGTGCGACTTGTGCAGGTCACTTGGAACAGACGTGCCTGTATGCGTTAGAAAGTGTCCAAGAGGAGCCTTGAAATGGGGTGGTAAGGCTTGA
- a CDS encoding oligosaccharide flippase family protein, producing MVSLTLMFSGMVMGLELLELIRKGLRVKGFLYVTIGNFVNAGLGFLFFFMAARIMHVENYGVLSYNISVGFLGVALTVLGLQTAIITFYPKEKNLEFVKQAATLSFLLDFVALVVVVVAVVLFDAPLLPAALIVFGGTAFSMYIGFTLGRQEYKSYALLITVMRVGQCVFLVLFYLFVAFTSWFMVWLEEAILLAYGIAYLAAGYRYFRLLNFNLSFNEVYARWRFCLPAAVSSVLTASLGSLDKVIIGSLFGMHSLGNYHLAFQFLTALMVIPTSLFSFLLPEKAGGRVRREVEVLGVAVAVLVSLTGIIAVPFFIKVFFPDFEGSISAIQLLSLSVVPASIAYIKLSELYSRERADLVMACHAAMFAVYIAGVVLLGGWLQMAGFALSYTAGQIVLAVISYVFTTSKWERWEAKRRKRREEEGQKGCAPAQI from the coding sequence TTGGTTTCCCTAACTTTGATGTTTTCCGGGATGGTGATGGGCTTGGAGTTGCTGGAGCTCATCAGGAAGGGTCTTAGGGTTAAGGGTTTCCTTTACGTTACTATTGGGAACTTCGTTAATGCTGGGTTGGGTTTCTTGTTCTTCTTTATGGCGGCGCGTATAATGCACGTTGAAAATTATGGTGTTTTAAGTTATAATATTTCAGTTGGTTTCCTTGGCGTTGCGCTCACCGTCCTCGGGCTTCAGACCGCTATTATAACGTTTTACCCTAAGGAGAAGAACTTGGAGTTTGTGAAGCAAGCCGCTACTCTTAGTTTTTTGCTCGACTTTGTTGCATTGGTCGTCGTGGTAGTGGCGGTAGTCCTTTTTGACGCACCGCTCCTACCTGCAGCGCTCATCGTTTTTGGAGGGACAGCGTTTAGCATGTATATCGGTTTCACCCTTGGAAGACAGGAGTACAAGAGCTACGCTTTACTCATAACGGTGATGAGAGTGGGACAATGCGTTTTCTTGGTCCTATTTTACCTTTTCGTCGCTTTCACCAGTTGGTTCATGGTTTGGCTGGAGGAGGCGATACTCCTCGCCTACGGTATTGCTTACTTGGCTGCTGGCTATCGCTACTTCAGGCTTCTCAATTTCAACCTTTCGTTTAACGAGGTTTACGCTAGGTGGAGGTTTTGCCTCCCGGCGGCTGTTTCAAGCGTGTTAACAGCATCCCTAGGAAGCTTGGATAAGGTAATTATAGGGTCTCTGTTTGGAATGCATTCGCTTGGCAACTACCATCTTGCCTTCCAATTTCTCACGGCACTGATGGTTATTCCGACCAGTTTGTTCAGCTTTCTCCTCCCGGAGAAAGCTGGAGGGAGGGTTAGAAGGGAGGTGGAGGTGCTTGGCGTGGCTGTGGCGGTGTTGGTTAGCTTAACGGGAATCATAGCGGTTCCATTTTTCATTAAGGTGTTTTTCCCGGACTTTGAAGGGAGTATTAGCGCCATCCAGCTGCTCAGCTTGTCTGTCGTACCGGCGAGCATAGCGTACATAAAGTTGAGTGAGCTTTATAGCAGGGAGAGAGCCGACCTAGTGATGGCTTGCCATGCGGCTATGTTTGCTGTTTACATAGCGGGTGTTGTTTTGCTTGGCGGCTGGCTTCAGATGGCCGGCTTCGCCCTATCCTATACCGCTGGGCAGATTGTTCTAGCCGTGATTTCATACGTGTTTACTACGAGCAAGTGGGAGAGGTGGGAGGCTAAAAGGAGGAAGAGACGAGAGGAAGAAGGACAAAAGGGGTGTGCACCCGCACAGATTTAG
- a CDS encoding HEPN domain-containing protein: MRGEAERWLKQSKADMKTAEGCFKDGNHYASAFFCQQAVEKAFKALYITRKKDFPPQTSNLLDLSLGLSLPEEVLRVAGNLTPEFIVSRYPDAAGGVPAEPKTKRKPKEY, translated from the coding sequence CTGAGGGGGGAAGCTGAGCGCTGGCTTAAGCAAAGTAAAGCAGACATGAAGACGGCTGAGGGCTGCTTCAAAGACGGCAACCACTACGCTTCAGCCTTCTTCTGCCAGCAGGCCGTGGAGAAAGCCTTCAAAGCCCTCTACATCACCAGAAAGAAAGATTTTCCTCCACAAACAAGCAACCTTCTAGACCTTTCACTTGGATTATCCCTCCCGGAAGAAGTTCTAAGAGTAGCGGGAAACCTCACACCAGAATTCATAGTCTCAAGGTACCCCGACGCAGCGGGCGGCGTCCCGGCAGAACCTAAGACAAAGAGGAAACCGAAAGAATACTAG
- a CDS encoding class I SAM-dependent methyltransferase translates to MLKYDGQPLMCDVGCADGSFTKIFGSVFKVFGVDISQELVDKARQAGVNACKVDVSSERLPFEDNSFHVVHMGEVIEHLANPDFAIREVRRVLKKDGFLVLSTPNLACWYNRILLLLGIQPIFSEVSTIKIFGRPGQQVVGHLRLFTLRALKEFLKYHGFKIIKIKGTSFDKLPTPIRKVDKFFSKIPSLSSIIIIVAQKEDEN, encoded by the coding sequence GTGCTGAAGTATGACGGCCAACCATTGATGTGCGATGTAGGATGTGCTGATGGAAGTTTTACTAAAATTTTTGGAAGTGTTTTTAAAGTGTTTGGAGTGGATATTTCACAGGAACTTGTTGATAAAGCTAGGCAAGCAGGTGTTAACGCGTGCAAAGTTGATGTTTCTAGTGAAAGGTTACCCTTTGAGGACAACTCTTTTCACGTAGTACACATGGGTGAAGTTATAGAACACCTAGCAAACCCCGACTTCGCAATTAGGGAAGTTAGGAGAGTGCTGAAGAAAGATGGTTTCCTCGTGCTTTCGACTCCAAATCTTGCTTGCTGGTACAACAGAATATTGCTCCTTCTTGGAATTCAACCAATTTTCTCAGAAGTATCAACAATTAAAATCTTTGGGAGACCAGGACAGCAAGTTGTTGGTCACTTAAGACTATTTACTTTGAGAGCATTAAAAGAATTTCTGAAATATCATGGATTTAAAATTATAAAAATTAAAGGAACAAGCTTCGACAAGCTTCCTACACCAATAAGGAAGGTAGATAAATTTTTCAGCAAAATACCTTCACTCTCGTCGATCATAATTATAGTAGCACAGAAAGAAGATGAGAATTAG
- the speD gene encoding adenosylmethionine decarboxylase has product MIPRGHHIIGEVFADPEVLDDLEFIREVFLEATKVAGLNVLDVKFHKFEPVGVSGIILISESHLSIHTWPEDGYAAIDIFTCGDVEKCWEAYRHVLSRLKVKRHIELEIKRGLIEEWDG; this is encoded by the coding sequence ATGATTCCTAGGGGACACCACATAATAGGCGAAGTTTTCGCCGACCCGGAAGTATTGGACGACTTGGAGTTTATTAGGGAAGTTTTTCTGGAAGCTACGAAAGTTGCTGGGTTAAACGTCTTGGACGTCAAGTTCCACAAGTTTGAGCCAGTGGGGGTCAGCGGCATTATTCTGATATCGGAGTCGCATTTGTCTATCCACACTTGGCCGGAGGACGGGTATGCGGCGATAGACATTTTCACTTGCGGTGACGTGGAAAAGTGTTGGGAAGCTTACCGCCATGTATTGTCTAGGTTGAAGGTGAAGAGGCACATAGAACTAGAGATAAAGAGGGGGTTAATAGAAGAGTGGGATGGTTGA
- a CDS encoding polysaccharide pyruvyl transferase family protein produces the protein MRVHIINNFYSLNRGWALLVLGVTNFLSNKIPGIKFTIESLYPDIDRKVYQNCKCVKPVKLLLRTLLNALIRAFMWRVLKVVGFKADTLLLWEPLKYYYEADVVIDLSGDGFCPAQSKTMWYRVRRTISTFTNLISIILALLLEKPVILYSHSIGNLGILRPFVKVVLENDNVKLIAVRDQNSENYLRKMGITGSKVRLITDAAFSIPLEIKTQNDEPIACFCISNEAVIHFYSYSPEYFIQILRDISNYLVNTYSAKIVLIPFSRGGRWRHEDDLAFLSVAFDAIRSTMGSEKISLVKGSSLHEVISTIAKCKILITSRMHPAIVALLHGVPPILIAHSPKFHGLVNFLKIDNLLCDAKHLNYDSLKAKIEYVWRNNQALRTKIREQVRVLQTLSLDGLQQLALLLSQIHARNVSCKN, from the coding sequence ATGAGGGTTCATATAATCAATAACTTCTACTCACTTAATAGAGGATGGGCCCTTTTAGTCTTGGGTGTCACGAACTTTTTATCCAATAAAATTCCTGGCATCAAATTCACGATAGAGTCCCTCTATCCGGATATCGATAGAAAAGTTTACCAGAATTGTAAGTGTGTGAAGCCTGTGAAACTGCTTCTTAGAACTCTTCTCAACGCTTTAATAAGAGCATTTATGTGGAGAGTTCTTAAAGTGGTTGGATTTAAAGCCGATACGTTACTACTGTGGGAACCGTTAAAATACTACTATGAAGCCGATGTAGTCATAGATCTAAGTGGGGATGGATTTTGCCCTGCACAAAGCAAGACCATGTGGTATCGTGTGAGGCGAACTATTAGCACGTTTACGAATCTCATATCCATAATTTTAGCGTTACTTCTAGAGAAGCCCGTAATACTATACTCGCATTCTATTGGAAATTTAGGTATACTAAGACCATTTGTTAAAGTGGTTCTTGAAAATGACAATGTTAAACTGATTGCAGTGAGAGATCAAAACTCCGAAAACTATCTAAGAAAGATGGGAATTACTGGATCTAAAGTTCGCCTTATTACTGATGCCGCTTTTTCCATTCCTCTCGAGATAAAAACGCAAAATGATGAGCCAATAGCGTGCTTTTGCATTAGTAACGAAGCCGTGATACATTTCTATAGTTATAGCCCTGAGTACTTCATTCAAATCTTGAGGGATATTTCAAACTATCTTGTGAATACGTATTCCGCGAAGATTGTGTTAATTCCTTTTTCAAGGGGTGGTCGTTGGAGGCATGAAGACGACCTAGCGTTTCTTAGCGTTGCTTTCGACGCTATTCGAAGTACAATGGGCTCTGAAAAGATCTCTCTTGTAAAGGGTTCTAGCCTTCATGAAGTGATAAGCACTATAGCGAAATGTAAAATCCTTATTACATCAAGGATGCATCCTGCTATAGTTGCCCTCCTGCATGGTGTTCCTCCAATATTGATAGCACATAGTCCTAAATTTCATGGGTTAGTAAACTTTCTTAAAATTGATAACTTGCTCTGTGATGCAAAGCACTTAAACTATGATTCATTGAAGGCGAAAATAGAATACGTATGGAGGAACAACCAAGCTCTTCGAACCAAGATTAGGGAGCAAGTCAGAGTGTTGCAGACGCTAAGTTTAGATGGCTTACAACAATTGGCTCTACTATTAAGCCAGATCCACGCGCGCAACGTTTCATGTAAGAACTGA
- a CDS encoding bis-aminopropyl spermidine synthase family protein, which translates to MDEVFLEKLVSTCRSLVPHDPNLTVYEVLRLLRMLERGTTLGGIACKMKVLSVMSVLGFLYYEGMLSVDGEKLTVKLPSKVEWNVKSFVELEIRGTVYAFPRADALEEALRMRDKGLIYEFSQLPINYDSLMRKFAFMQSFQDVDGKDIIFIGDDDFLSVTCSLLGRPKRVVVVDLDEKLLENIKEISKKYGLEIETYKHNLVHPLPEELQGAFDTFCTDSPHCLGGILLFVSRGVSALKKNTETAGYFVFQTVDEPLLMEFETRQKLLKFIINDMNGVIQGMLPASIKYTTPKNEEEKLMAFFLEAIKQPNLKKYYEHVEKIVKPSSRFIEFYPEFSMEAAMITRVVFRDPKPLIVGEYDKEAEKKYGPIYSWAIIEQYAAGEK; encoded by the coding sequence GTGGATGAAGTGTTTCTGGAAAAGTTGGTGAGTACTTGTAGGTCCTTAGTCCCCCATGACCCGAACCTTACGGTTTACGAGGTTTTGAGGCTACTTAGGATGCTAGAAAGGGGGACCACTCTGGGTGGTATAGCGTGTAAGATGAAGGTTTTATCGGTTATGAGTGTCCTGGGATTCCTCTACTATGAAGGAATGCTCAGCGTAGATGGGGAAAAGCTCACCGTGAAGCTTCCGTCCAAAGTAGAGTGGAACGTTAAGTCGTTTGTTGAGCTGGAGATTCGTGGGACTGTTTACGCGTTCCCGAGGGCTGACGCGCTCGAAGAAGCCCTCAGAATGAGGGATAAAGGGTTGATATACGAGTTCTCGCAGCTACCAATAAACTACGACAGCTTGATGAGAAAGTTTGCTTTCATGCAGTCATTCCAGGACGTTGACGGGAAAGATATCATATTCATAGGGGACGACGACTTCCTAAGCGTCACATGCAGTTTGCTTGGGAGGCCTAAGCGCGTCGTGGTCGTAGACTTAGACGAGAAGCTCCTAGAGAACATAAAGGAGATTTCTAAGAAGTACGGGCTGGAGATAGAAACTTACAAGCACAATCTAGTCCACCCCCTCCCGGAGGAGCTTCAGGGCGCCTTCGACACGTTCTGCACGGATTCACCTCACTGTCTTGGAGGGATACTCCTCTTCGTGAGCCGGGGGGTTTCAGCGCTTAAGAAAAACACCGAGACCGCCGGCTATTTTGTCTTCCAGACCGTTGACGAACCCCTCCTAATGGAGTTTGAAACAAGGCAGAAGCTCCTGAAGTTTATAATTAACGACATGAACGGGGTAATCCAAGGAATGCTTCCGGCATCCATAAAGTACACGACTCCAAAGAATGAGGAGGAGAAACTCATGGCCTTTTTCCTGGAAGCGATAAAGCAGCCAAACCTGAAGAAATACTACGAGCATGTTGAAAAGATCGTTAAACCCTCTTCAAGGTTTATAGAGTTCTACCCAGAGTTCTCCATGGAGGCAGCCATGATAACAAGGGTGGTTTTCAGGGACCCCAAGCCCCTGATAGTCGGAGAATACGACAAAGAGGCGGAGAAAAAGTATGGCCCAATATACTCGTGGGCTATAATTGAGCAATACGCTGCAGGAGAAAAGTAG
- a CDS encoding glycosyltransferase family 4 protein, translated as MAFVHTALGRFGGAEKLCILHAIELKKMGIDVALFYGGLLPSYWLSRLESHKINIQTLPLLFKNMKPNLHKSYKTIQRLKAFDIVLIHHHVDPSLLWFISKTLDHKAVWYSGEPLRAIWEDYVSGQSYDINKETVLSTCETLYGASFRVLLELFYKPIVYMARTLDLNSIHSFKMVIANSYFTKRVITRLYGAKNVHVVYPGIEYNFFHEKEQIEPGKSKLILSVGAIIPIKNHLRLIEALKIVQKNHPDIRAVIVGDGPLKRNLLSASSGLKNFHILTKVTDDELMKLYSCSRFLVHVAIAEPFGLTPLEAALHGRPSIVSCIGGTSESIIHNKTGLLVDPYNVHEIAEAMEILLQDDELVNEMGLAARRRVLSNFTIEQSAKLLLDTLTLEKREKN; from the coding sequence GTGGCCTTTGTTCATACAGCGCTGGGCAGATTTGGAGGGGCCGAAAAGTTGTGTATTCTACATGCAATAGAACTGAAGAAAATGGGCATTGACGTTGCTCTTTTCTATGGTGGTTTACTACCTTCTTATTGGCTTTCTCGGCTAGAATCTCACAAAATAAACATCCAAACACTGCCATTGTTGTTCAAGAATATGAAACCTAACCTACACAAGTCTTACAAGACGATTCAACGCCTAAAAGCTTTTGATATTGTACTGATTCACCATCATGTGGATCCTTCTCTACTGTGGTTTATTAGCAAAACTCTGGATCATAAGGCCGTTTGGTATTCCGGAGAGCCTCTAAGAGCGATATGGGAAGACTACGTTTCTGGGCAAAGTTACGATATTAACAAGGAAACAGTCTTAAGTACTTGTGAGACGCTTTATGGGGCTTCCTTTAGGGTGCTTCTCGAGCTTTTCTATAAGCCCATAGTATATATGGCGAGAACATTAGACCTCAATAGCATCCATAGCTTCAAAATGGTGATCGCGAATAGTTATTTCACTAAAAGGGTAATAACGCGTTTGTATGGTGCCAAAAATGTTCATGTAGTATATCCGGGCATTGAGTATAACTTCTTTCACGAGAAGGAGCAGATTGAACCCGGTAAGTCGAAGCTCATCTTATCGGTTGGAGCTATTATTCCAATAAAGAATCATTTAAGATTAATAGAGGCCCTGAAAATTGTTCAGAAGAATCATCCTGATATAAGAGCAGTTATAGTTGGTGATGGACCACTTAAGAGGAATTTATTAAGCGCTTCTTCAGGTTTGAAGAACTTTCATATATTGACGAAAGTGACTGACGATGAATTAATGAAGTTGTATTCATGTAGCCGATTTCTAGTGCATGTTGCAATTGCTGAACCCTTTGGGTTAACGCCACTCGAAGCCGCACTCCATGGAAGACCCAGCATAGTTTCTTGCATTGGCGGGACAAGTGAAAGCATTATTCATAACAAGACGGGCCTTCTCGTAGACCCCTACAATGTTCACGAAATAGCTGAAGCGATGGAAATACTGCTTCAAGACGATGAACTTGTAAACGAAATGGGACTTGCGGCCAGAAGAAGGGTTCTCAGCAATTTCACTATAGAGCAGTCGGCAAAGCTACTTCTTGATACTTTAACTTTAGAAAAAAGAGAGAAAAATTGA
- a CDS encoding polyprenol monophosphomannose synthase, translating into MLLSVIIPTYNERDNLGELVERLRLALNEINYELIIVDDNSPDGTGELAEKLAEKYRNIKVVHRAGKRGLASAVIDGLNVAEGDTVAVMDADLQHPPELLPQMFREIINGADLVIASRYTKGGSVEGWSTWRRLVSRVATLMATLTIPRARKVKDPLSGFFVFKKQAVEGLELNPKGFKILLELIAKGNFQKIVETPYTFQVRKRGKSKLKTSEYMNYVIHLTKLQTETLKRLFQTNNTGTKQPT; encoded by the coding sequence TTGCTTCTGTCCGTCATAATTCCAACATATAACGAGCGTGACAATCTAGGAGAACTTGTTGAACGCCTCCGCTTAGCGTTAAACGAGATAAACTACGAGCTCATAATAGTCGACGACAACAGCCCCGACGGGACAGGAGAGTTGGCTGAAAAACTGGCCGAAAAGTACAGAAACATAAAAGTCGTCCACAGAGCGGGTAAGCGCGGCCTCGCATCAGCAGTAATAGACGGGCTCAATGTGGCGGAAGGAGACACCGTGGCAGTTATGGACGCCGACCTACAACACCCCCCAGAACTCCTCCCCCAAATGTTTCGAGAGATCATAAACGGAGCAGACCTAGTCATAGCCAGCCGCTACACCAAAGGCGGAAGCGTGGAAGGCTGGTCCACGTGGAGGCGCCTGGTCTCACGCGTAGCAACACTCATGGCAACTCTCACAATACCACGCGCCAGAAAGGTGAAAGACCCACTTTCAGGATTTTTCGTCTTCAAAAAACAAGCAGTGGAAGGACTAGAACTCAACCCGAAAGGCTTCAAAATACTCCTCGAACTAATCGCCAAAGGAAACTTCCAAAAAATAGTGGAAACACCATACACCTTCCAAGTCCGCAAAAGAGGGAAAAGCAAGCTAAAAACCTCCGAGTACATGAACTACGTAATACACCTCACCAAACTCCAAACCGAAACTCTAAAAAGGCTTTTTCAAACCAACAATACTGGCACAAAACAACCCACCTAA
- a CDS encoding class I SAM-dependent methyltransferase produces MRFVYFNDYEVINRERLKLFAKYAKGIVLDVGAAQLPNKFFDYSTKVKEVWMVDIKEAKVRLPEKYKKVIFFDLDSGRRLPFEDGSIDTIVLGEILEHLRFPLRILKECSRILKPNGILLISTPTPKYYLERIYYAVFREHLCPAEHKVLFTRNQMKTTLVKHGFILKKVIGYSFWVPLLKIGFVQTRYKMAELFTWQQIYVAKKAS; encoded by the coding sequence ATGAGGTTCGTCTATTTCAATGATTATGAAGTGATTAATCGTGAGAGATTGAAATTGTTTGCTAAATATGCAAAGGGTATAGTGCTGGATGTTGGAGCGGCACAATTGCCAAATAAGTTTTTTGACTATTCAACAAAAGTTAAGGAAGTTTGGATGGTAGATATTAAAGAAGCAAAAGTAAGACTGCCTGAAAAATACAAAAAAGTCATATTTTTCGATTTAGATTCAGGAAGACGTCTTCCCTTTGAAGACGGCTCTATAGATACTATTGTGTTAGGTGAAATTTTAGAGCATTTGCGTTTTCCCCTTAGAATCTTAAAGGAATGCAGTAGAATACTCAAGCCCAACGGAATTTTATTAATATCGACCCCAACTCCAAAGTACTATTTGGAGCGGATTTATTACGCAGTTTTTCGAGAGCATCTATGCCCTGCAGAACATAAAGTCCTTTTCACAAGAAACCAGATGAAAACAACACTTGTTAAACACGGATTTATTCTCAAAAAGGTAATTGGATACAGTTTTTGGGTCCCTTTACTAAAAATTGGCTTTGTTCAAACTAGATATAAGATGGCTGAGCTTTTCACGTGGCAACAGATATATGTTGCAAAAAAAGCTTCTTAA
- a CDS encoding Coenzyme F420 hydrogenase/dehydrogenase, beta subunit C-terminal domain translates to MTRPPSWNELCSGCGTCAAFCPKDIEMVLDPKSNYTPILKNECSFCGVCSVVCPTSDITSGAISNIENYNGLIGRYVNSYVGYSKRSDIRWKASSGGLVTAVLMSMLEDGVIDGVLTVRMEGLRPTPFIAKSSKELFATMGSKYLPVALNVKLKDIISLEGRFAIIGLPCHIRGVKKAMSFSKKLQERISLLIGLFCSRTASLMGVRTLLHKLRICEGVVEEISFRGRGWPGKLYVRLRDGNEIFFPFFSYWRPLFSTYFFIPTGCMFCSDMMNENADISVGDPWLPEILRTDRLGTSIAISRTEIGDKVLRKAWHTGYIELKEIGIEKVIESQWRPLFFKKVTLPARQVVTKRAEERVSPTSLLQLVIALIQLANKRFSEASIGQRMIERLPFKILEAYAFVLSRVEKALWVMYQRRYY, encoded by the coding sequence TTGACGAGGCCACCTTCTTGGAACGAGCTTTGCTCGGGGTGTGGTACTTGTGCTGCTTTTTGTCCCAAGGACATAGAGATGGTGCTTGATCCAAAATCTAACTACACTCCAATACTCAAGAATGAATGTTCTTTCTGTGGCGTATGTAGTGTTGTATGTCCGACCTCCGACATTACCAGTGGGGCAATTAGTAATATAGAAAATTATAATGGGTTGATAGGCAGATATGTTAACAGCTACGTAGGGTACTCAAAACGTAGCGATATTAGGTGGAAGGCGTCTTCAGGGGGGCTTGTTACAGCTGTTCTAATGTCTATGCTGGAGGACGGTGTCATAGATGGTGTCTTAACAGTGAGGATGGAGGGCCTAAGGCCTACTCCTTTTATCGCGAAGAGCTCGAAGGAACTGTTTGCAACAATGGGGTCAAAGTATTTGCCCGTTGCACTGAATGTAAAGTTGAAGGACATAATCAGCCTTGAAGGGCGGTTTGCCATCATAGGTCTACCCTGCCATATCAGAGGGGTTAAAAAGGCCATGTCGTTTTCAAAAAAGCTGCAGGAGCGCATATCATTGCTGATAGGGTTATTCTGCTCTAGAACTGCAAGTCTGATGGGAGTTAGAACGCTGTTACATAAATTACGTATATGTGAAGGCGTTGTTGAGGAAATATCGTTTAGAGGGCGTGGGTGGCCAGGCAAGCTTTACGTGCGCCTAAGAGATGGGAACGAGATCTTCTTTCCGTTTTTTAGTTACTGGAGACCTCTATTTTCCACTTACTTTTTCATACCTACTGGTTGCATGTTCTGTTCCGATATGATGAACGAGAATGCCGATATTTCCGTTGGGGATCCATGGCTACCAGAGATTTTAAGGACAGATAGATTGGGCACATCTATTGCAATATCACGTACGGAAATAGGTGATAAAGTTCTGCGAAAGGCGTGGCATACTGGTTATATTGAACTAAAAGAAATAGGCATAGAAAAGGTTATCGAATCCCAATGGCGTCCGCTATTCTTCAAAAAAGTAACGTTGCCTGCACGGCAGGTAGTGACGAAGAGGGCCGAGGAGCGTGTTTCGCCAACAAGCCTTCTACAACTTGTTATTGCCCTAATTCAGCTTGCCAATAAAAGGTTTTCGGAGGCATCCATAGGGCAACGCATGATAGAACGATTACCCTTTAAAATTCTGGAAGCTTACGCCTTTGTTCTCTCAAGGGTTGAGAAAGCGTTATGGGTGATGTATCAGAGGAGGTATTATTAA
- a CDS encoding fumarylacetoacetate hydrolase family protein: protein MKLVSFVAGGLPKVGVLVGDKVVSLDTLLGEPGKMLDMTSVLSAGESLLEKIREAASSIPEALENGVIRGEVHSILGVKLLAPVPRPGKIICLGLNYSDHAEEAGLEPPKEPILFSKPATAVVGHEDPVIYPKVSSQVDYEVELAVIIGKKGKDISEEDAYDYIAGYTVFNDVSARDIQFRGVQWFRGKSFDTFAPMGPCLALKDEIPDPHNLRIQMKVNGETRQDSSTGNMIFKIPFLVSFISADMTLEPGDVIATGTPAGVGVYSKPPKLLKPGDVMEATIEKIGTLRNKVVAPT, encoded by the coding sequence GTGAAGCTTGTTTCGTTCGTTGCCGGTGGCCTTCCTAAGGTGGGTGTGCTGGTCGGGGACAAAGTGGTAAGCTTGGATACTCTTCTAGGTGAGCCTGGAAAAATGTTGGACATGACATCTGTTCTATCCGCGGGCGAATCCCTGCTCGAAAAGATTAGGGAGGCCGCTTCCTCCATTCCAGAAGCATTAGAGAATGGCGTCATACGAGGCGAGGTACACTCCATCCTTGGTGTAAAATTGCTGGCCCCCGTACCCAGACCGGGAAAAATAATATGTCTCGGGTTAAACTACTCCGACCACGCCGAAGAAGCTGGGCTCGAGCCTCCCAAGGAACCCATACTGTTCTCTAAGCCCGCAACTGCGGTAGTAGGACACGAGGACCCAGTAATCTACCCAAAGGTCTCAAGCCAGGTTGACTACGAGGTCGAACTGGCGGTTATAATAGGAAAGAAAGGAAAGGACATCTCGGAGGAGGACGCATACGACTACATCGCAGGTTACACCGTGTTCAACGATGTCTCTGCAAGGGACATTCAGTTCAGAGGAGTTCAGTGGTTTAGGGGGAAAAGCTTCGACACGTTTGCCCCGATGGGGCCGTGCCTAGCACTGAAAGACGAGATCCCCGACCCGCACAACTTGAGAATACAGATGAAAGTTAACGGCGAAACCAGACAGGACAGCTCCACCGGAAACATGATATTCAAAATACCATTTCTGGTATCGTTCATTTCAGCGGACATGACGCTTGAACCAGGAGACGTTATAGCCACGGGAACACCTGCGGGAGTAGGAGTTTACTCAAAACCACCAAAACTGCTAAAGCCCGGAGACGTCATGGAAGCTACTATAGAAAAAATAGGAACCCTCAGAAACAAAGTGGTAGCACCAACATAG